From Rudanella lutea DSM 19387, a single genomic window includes:
- a CDS encoding type II toxin-antitoxin system PemK/MazF family toxin, whose translation MSLALYQPGDLVVVHFPFTDITSTKRRPALVISNEVINQTGDYLLMQVTSQVKHDGLSIPLLAANYSGAPLPLTSFVRIHKIFLLNESLIVRKVAATHIAFRDYAVSQLIKLIS comes from the coding sequence ATGAGCCTTGCGCTATATCAGCCCGGTGATTTGGTCGTTGTTCACTTTCCATTTACCGATATTACCTCCACCAAACGGCGACCTGCTCTGGTAATTTCAAATGAGGTCATAAACCAAACGGGCGATTATCTGCTCATGCAGGTTACCAGTCAGGTTAAACACGATGGTCTGTCGATTCCCCTGCTTGCTGCCAATTACAGTGGGGCACCTCTTCCGCTGACAAGTTTTGTACGGATTCACAAAATCTTTTTGTTGAATGAGTCACTCATTGTTCGGAAAGTCGCAGCCACACATATTGCCTTTCGGGACTACGCTGTGAGTCAGTTAATCAAGCTCATTTCTTAA
- a CDS encoding efflux RND transporter periplasmic adaptor subunit, which yields MNYLLTLSLALLIWACGSKAEAPNQTATTDNLDETVVPVRLAPVQVVQRAEPIMISGLLSSAEEARLSFKIGGIINRTYVEEGQTVRKGQLLATLDLTEINAQVNQAELAVEKSERDLNRVKALYADTAATLEQMQNATTGSRLARQNLTVAQFNRSYAQIRSSVDGTVTRKLMTDGELAAPGAPVFLVSGNRPNDWVVRVGVSDKDWARLRLGNRASVTLDAYPGQSFRGVVTELAGAADPINKLYEVEIRIDPGKVRFAPGLFAKVQLTPDQSRSYALVPVEAIVEGNGQEGFVYVLTPDRRGVRKQPVQIGYLDGSNVLLTNGLTNTLEVVTAGSAFLTEESKVKVMGD from the coding sequence ATGAACTATCTCCTTACACTATCCCTCGCTCTGCTTATCTGGGCTTGCGGCAGCAAAGCCGAAGCCCCCAACCAAACGGCCACTACCGACAACCTCGATGAAACCGTGGTGCCCGTCCGGTTAGCCCCCGTGCAGGTTGTGCAACGTGCCGAACCCATTATGATTTCGGGGCTGCTGTCGTCGGCCGAAGAGGCCCGGCTATCGTTCAAGATTGGCGGAATCATCAACCGCACCTATGTCGAAGAAGGTCAAACCGTTCGTAAAGGGCAGTTGCTGGCGACCCTCGACCTCACCGAAATCAACGCACAGGTGAATCAGGCCGAACTGGCCGTCGAGAAATCGGAGCGCGACCTGAACCGGGTAAAAGCCCTCTACGCCGATACAGCCGCCACCCTCGAACAGATGCAGAACGCCACCACCGGCAGCCGACTGGCCCGGCAAAACCTGACCGTAGCCCAGTTTAACCGCTCATACGCACAGATTCGCTCGTCGGTTGACGGCACCGTGACCCGTAAGCTGATGACCGACGGCGAGCTTGCCGCGCCGGGTGCGCCGGTTTTTCTGGTGTCGGGCAACCGGCCCAATGACTGGGTCGTTCGGGTGGGTGTATCGGACAAAGACTGGGCCCGGCTCCGGCTCGGCAACCGGGCTTCTGTAACCCTCGATGCCTACCCCGGTCAGTCATTTCGGGGGGTAGTGACCGAGCTGGCCGGAGCCGCCGACCCCATAAACAAGCTGTACGAAGTAGAAATCCGGATCGATCCGGGTAAGGTGCGGTTTGCACCGGGCTTGTTTGCCAAAGTCCAACTCACCCCCGACCAGTCTCGCTCCTACGCGCTGGTGCCCGTTGAAGCCATTGTGGAGGGCAACGGGCAGGAAGGCTTCGTGTACGTACTCACGCCCGACCGCCGGGGTGTACGCAAGCAGCCGGTGCAAATCGGGTATCTGGACGGCAGTAACGTACTGCTCACCAACGGACTAACCAACACGCTGGAGGTAGTCACGGCGGGCTCCGCTTTTCTGACCGAAGAATCGAAGGTGAAAGTGATGGGCGATTAA
- a CDS encoding TolC family protein, with product MKRPLRYLLGLACLWPGFLMAQAQPSSVLDEYIQLGLQNNLALRQETLDVSRVTESLNQARALFYPRLTFNPTYSMAAGGRRLQFPIGDLLNPIYGTLNRLTGSDAFPTNLQNVNELLAPNNFHDTKVSVQFALYNTDIHYNYLIQKNLLSAQEARRQVIENELRYNITTAYYQYLQTLDAIRIFENARTTLRELVRLNQKLVANNVATRDVVSSAEYEVSKLDGQLAGAQKNRETARAYLNFLLNRDLLTAVRVDSSLLTAPLPAPTESVVSLEETALASRKELTQLQGSLRAAQTAIRLAEANAKLPSVYVGGNAGFQGFGYTFRNQAYTVGQLGLSWDLFKGYEKRSKIQQSRIQAEQLQTKLTEVQQQIRLQVVQAYYELEAAEENGRTTRQGVTAAGQTLGVIDSKYRNGQALLIEFLKAQNDYLTAQIGESLARMDIRVKRAALDRVTAVR from the coding sequence ATGAAAAGACCACTACGGTATCTGTTGGGGCTGGCCTGCTTGTGGCCGGGGTTCCTGATGGCCCAGGCTCAGCCCAGTTCGGTACTCGACGAGTACATTCAGCTGGGTTTGCAGAACAACCTCGCCCTGCGGCAGGAAACGCTTGATGTAAGCCGCGTAACCGAGTCGCTCAATCAGGCGCGGGCCCTGTTTTATCCGCGTCTGACGTTCAACCCAACCTACTCGATGGCTGCGGGTGGGCGTCGGCTTCAGTTCCCGATTGGCGATCTGCTCAATCCGATTTACGGCACTCTCAACCGCCTAACCGGCTCAGACGCCTTTCCGACCAACCTCCAGAACGTAAACGAGTTGCTGGCACCCAACAACTTTCACGACACCAAAGTGAGTGTGCAGTTTGCGCTCTACAATACTGATATTCACTACAATTACCTGATTCAGAAAAACCTTCTCAGCGCGCAGGAAGCCCGGCGGCAGGTAATCGAAAACGAACTCCGGTACAACATCACTACGGCTTACTACCAGTACCTGCAAACGCTGGATGCCATCCGAATTTTTGAAAACGCACGCACAACCCTGCGCGAACTGGTGCGGCTCAACCAGAAACTGGTAGCCAACAACGTAGCCACGCGCGACGTGGTATCGTCGGCCGAATACGAAGTAAGTAAGCTGGACGGTCAATTGGCTGGAGCCCAGAAAAATCGCGAAACGGCCCGGGCATACCTAAATTTTCTGCTTAACCGAGACTTGCTCACGGCCGTCAGAGTGGACAGTTCGCTGCTTACCGCCCCGCTACCTGCCCCCACCGAATCGGTGGTGAGCCTGGAAGAGACCGCTCTGGCCAGCCGTAAAGAACTCACCCAGTTACAGGGGTCGCTGCGGGCCGCACAAACCGCCATCCGACTGGCCGAGGCCAACGCCAAACTCCCATCGGTGTACGTAGGTGGCAACGCGGGGTTTCAGGGATTTGGCTACACGTTTCGTAATCAGGCCTATACAGTAGGGCAACTGGGTCTAAGCTGGGATCTGTTCAAAGGCTACGAAAAACGCTCAAAAATTCAGCAGTCCCGGATTCAGGCCGAGCAGCTACAGACCAAACTAACCGAGGTGCAGCAGCAAATCAGATTGCAGGTGGTGCAGGCTTATTATGAGCTCGAAGCCGCCGAAGAAAACGGCCGGACTACCCGACAGGGTGTAACCGCAGCTGGCCAAACGCTGGGTGTGATTGACAGCAAATACCGAAACGGACAGGCCCTATTAATCGAGTTTCTGAAGGCCCAGAACGACTACCTCACGGCTCAGATCGGCGAATCGCTCGCGCGGATGGATATACGGGTAAAGCGGGCGGCTCTCGACCGGGTTACGGCCGTGCGGTAG
- a CDS encoding TetR/AcrR family transcriptional regulator, with the protein MGILERKEREREEMRRLIVDGARHLFVQNGYEKVSIRNIAEAIEYSPATIYLYFKDKNEILYAVHQQAFSKMMEEFRPIFALEDPFERLVEMGRRYINFAVENPELFDIMFIVTAPMEALECREDIWSEGRIAFNMLVQVVQDCIKAGVLHADDAEVAAMMIWSNIHGYTALFLRKRMMMFSEERRQVLMREAFDLFVHTLKKGLQ; encoded by the coding sequence ATGGGAATTCTAGAGCGAAAAGAGCGTGAACGGGAGGAAATGCGCCGGTTGATTGTGGATGGTGCCCGGCATCTGTTTGTACAGAATGGCTACGAGAAAGTAAGCATTCGCAACATTGCCGAAGCCATTGAATACAGTCCGGCAACGATTTATCTGTATTTCAAGGATAAAAACGAGATTCTGTACGCCGTTCATCAGCAGGCTTTTTCGAAGATGATGGAAGAGTTTCGGCCTATTTTCGCCCTCGAAGACCCCTTCGAGCGGTTAGTAGAAATGGGCCGACGATACATCAACTTTGCCGTCGAAAACCCTGAGCTGTTTGATATTATGTTTATCGTAACGGCACCGATGGAAGCTTTAGAGTGCCGCGAGGACATCTGGAGCGAAGGACGAATTGCCTTCAATATGCTGGTGCAGGTGGTGCAGGATTGCATAAAGGCCGGAGTTTTGCACGCCGACGATGCCGAGGTAGCGGCCATGATGATCTGGAGCAATATTCACGGCTACACAGCCCTGTTTCTCAGGAAGCGCATGATGATGTTTTCCGAAGAACGCCGACAGGTGCTTATGCGTGAAGCATTCGACTTATTTGTCCATACATTGAAAAAGGGGCTGCAATAA
- a CDS encoding glycoside hydrolase family 9 protein, giving the protein MTTRILLFILAVGLLAFVKQTDEPGVIRINLLGYRPASVKVAVWASLTDKPIGRFELIDAQTDRVVWGQQAGRAFGAYGPFAQTHRLDFSSVRRPGRYYLRTDDGGRSPEFRIGEDVYDGTADFCLRYMRQQRSGFNPFLKDSCHTHDGYTLYGPMPDSTHIDATGGWHDASDYLQYVTTSANATYHLLAAARDFPGAFGDAHAANGLEGANGYPDVLDEARWGLDWLLKMHPTDDWLFNQLGDDRDHAGMRIPKEDKLYGKGFERPLYFASGKPQGMFRHKNRATGVASTAGKVSSALALGYQLWRDRQPDYAGRLWQRSQSAYRLGLQKPGNCQTAPGTAPYFYEEDNYVDDMELAAVEQLNASKATGAKAVEWQKQALDFARQEPVTPWILNDTARHYQWYPFVNIGHAELAKRLPGRERKTVTGFYKQGIDIIWQRARQNAFYRGVPFVWCSNNYTTSFATQCFWYRQLTGDTQYAALEQANFDWLFGCNPWGTSFVYGLPANADTPADPHSAFTHLKQYPIDGGLVDGPVRGSIYGRLIGITLYQPDEYAPFQSRVAVYHDDYGDYSTNEPTMDGTASLVYLLAAKQAENRALPPAKSKPASIRKAAKPALSPVKKPLDDKSTYFKGAKIRGDTSLRRIALVFTGDEYADGGEHIARTLRKHNVRASFFLTGRFLRNPALGALARRLGREGHYLGPHSDEHLLYCDWKNRDSLLVTRSQFVADLRSNEAALAAVGPQPQGPRLFMPPFEWYNDTIAAWSRAEGWQLINYTPGTLSHADYTTPDARNYRSSEVILQSIRDYETRHRSGLNGFILLMHVGTAPARTDKLYAHLDALLTEWKQKGYALVTVDAL; this is encoded by the coding sequence ATGACGACTCGTATTCTTTTGTTCATATTGGCCGTTGGCTTGCTTGCCTTTGTGAAGCAAACCGACGAGCCGGGCGTAATCCGTATCAATTTGTTGGGGTACCGGCCTGCGAGTGTCAAAGTGGCTGTATGGGCAAGTCTGACCGACAAACCAATCGGCCGTTTTGAGCTGATTGATGCGCAAACCGACCGCGTAGTGTGGGGGCAGCAAGCCGGGCGGGCTTTCGGGGCATACGGCCCCTTCGCACAAACACACCGGCTCGATTTTTCGTCGGTGCGTAGGCCGGGCCGGTACTACCTCCGCACCGACGACGGCGGCCGGTCGCCCGAGTTTCGGATTGGCGAAGATGTGTATGACGGGACGGCCGACTTTTGCCTTCGGTACATGCGCCAGCAGCGTAGTGGGTTCAATCCGTTTCTGAAAGACTCATGCCACACGCACGACGGCTACACGCTTTATGGTCCTATGCCCGACAGTACCCACATTGACGCGACCGGGGGCTGGCACGATGCATCCGACTATTTGCAGTACGTAACCACCTCGGCCAATGCGACCTATCATCTGCTGGCTGCCGCGCGCGATTTTCCGGGGGCTTTTGGCGATGCGCACGCGGCCAATGGGCTCGAAGGGGCCAACGGATACCCCGATGTGCTCGACGAAGCCCGGTGGGGGCTCGACTGGCTGCTGAAAATGCACCCTACCGACGATTGGCTGTTTAATCAGCTGGGCGACGACCGCGACCATGCCGGTATGCGGATTCCGAAAGAAGATAAGTTGTACGGAAAAGGCTTCGAACGGCCGTTGTATTTCGCATCGGGTAAGCCGCAGGGGATGTTCCGGCATAAAAACCGGGCGACCGGGGTAGCTTCAACGGCAGGTAAGGTAAGTAGCGCCCTTGCCTTAGGCTATCAGCTCTGGCGCGATCGGCAGCCCGATTATGCCGGGCGGCTCTGGCAACGGTCGCAGTCGGCGTACCGGCTGGGCCTGCAAAAGCCGGGCAATTGTCAGACGGCCCCCGGCACAGCCCCTTATTTTTACGAGGAGGATAATTACGTCGACGATATGGAACTGGCGGCTGTGGAGCAGCTGAACGCCAGCAAGGCTACCGGCGCCAAAGCGGTCGAGTGGCAAAAACAGGCGCTCGACTTTGCCCGGCAGGAGCCGGTTACCCCCTGGATTCTGAACGATACCGCCCGGCATTACCAATGGTATCCGTTTGTAAACATCGGTCATGCCGAATTGGCCAAGCGCCTGCCTGGCCGGGAGCGCAAAACCGTGACCGGATTCTACAAACAAGGTATCGACATTATCTGGCAGCGCGCCCGGCAAAATGCGTTTTACCGGGGTGTGCCGTTTGTGTGGTGCAGCAACAACTACACGACTTCCTTTGCTACGCAGTGTTTCTGGTACCGGCAACTTACCGGCGATACGCAGTACGCAGCTCTCGAACAGGCCAATTTCGACTGGTTGTTTGGCTGTAATCCGTGGGGAACCAGCTTTGTGTACGGTCTGCCCGCCAACGCCGATACCCCCGCCGACCCGCACTCGGCTTTCACGCATCTGAAACAATACCCCATTGATGGTGGCCTGGTAGATGGGCCGGTGCGGGGCAGTATTTACGGGCGGCTCATTGGGATAACTCTCTATCAGCCCGACGAGTATGCCCCGTTCCAAAGCCGGGTAGCCGTGTATCACGACGATTATGGCGATTACAGCACCAACGAGCCGACCATGGACGGCACGGCCTCGCTCGTGTATCTGTTGGCTGCCAAACAGGCCGAAAACCGGGCGTTGCCCCCAGCTAAATCGAAACCAGCTTCGATCCGAAAAGCCGCGAAACCAGCCCTGAGCCCGGTTAAAAAGCCATTGGACGATAAGTCGACGTATTTCAAAGGCGCCAAAATCAGGGGCGACACCAGTCTTCGGCGTATCGCGCTGGTGTTTACCGGCGACGAATACGCCGACGGAGGAGAACACATTGCCCGGACCCTGCGGAAGCACAACGTCCGGGCTTCTTTTTTTCTGACCGGCCGGTTTTTGCGCAACCCGGCTTTGGGGGCGCTTGCCCGTCGGCTTGGGCGTGAAGGGCATTATCTCGGCCCGCACTCCGACGAGCACCTGTTGTATTGTGACTGGAAAAACCGGGACAGCCTGCTCGTAACGCGGTCGCAATTTGTGGCCGATCTGCGGTCCAATGAAGCCGCTTTGGCCGCTGTAGGTCCGCAACCCCAGGGGCCGCGCCTGTTTATGCCGCCCTTCGAGTGGTACAACGACACCATTGCCGCCTGGAGCCGGGCCGAGGGCTGGCAACTAATCAATTACACCCCCGGTACCCTCAGCCATGCCGACTACACCACCCCCGACGCGCGCAATTACCGCAGTAGCGAGGTCATTCTCCAGTCGATTCGTGACTACGAAACCCGGCATCGGTCGGGCCTGAATGGGTTTATCCTACTCATGCATGTAGGTACTGCCCCCGCTCGCACCGACAAGCTGTATGCACACCTCGACGCCCTGTTGACCGAGTGGAAACAAAAAGGGTACGCACTGGTCACGGTGGATGCCCTGTAA
- a CDS encoding thioredoxin family protein, whose product MKKIAGLVLLASIVLTFGFAQAQTPVGKGYAVGDAVTDFQVRNMDNKLISLTDYRSQAGVVVVFMANHCPFAKAYEDRLMAIHGRFAAQGYPVLAIQTSDPAIYPEDAFEVVQTRARERSFSFVYTLDETQSVARSFGATRTPQVFLLKRVGNAFVVQYIGAIDDNPQDAAGVQKRYLEEALVSLVAGRPVPTPATRPIGCAVKWKN is encoded by the coding sequence ATGAAAAAAATCGCTGGTCTGGTCTTGTTGGCGAGTATCGTATTGACCTTCGGGTTTGCGCAGGCTCAGACTCCAGTTGGAAAAGGGTACGCTGTGGGCGATGCCGTGACCGATTTTCAGGTGCGGAATATGGACAACAAGCTTATCAGCCTGACCGACTACCGGTCGCAGGCAGGTGTGGTGGTTGTGTTTATGGCGAACCACTGTCCCTTTGCGAAAGCCTACGAAGACAGGCTCATGGCTATCCACGGGCGCTTTGCGGCTCAGGGGTACCCGGTGCTGGCGATCCAGACTTCCGACCCGGCCATCTACCCCGAAGATGCCTTTGAAGTGGTACAGACCCGTGCGCGTGAGCGGTCGTTTTCGTTTGTGTACACGCTGGATGAAACCCAGTCGGTAGCCCGCAGCTTTGGCGCAACCCGGACCCCACAGGTGTTTTTGCTCAAGCGGGTGGGCAATGCGTTTGTGGTGCAGTACATCGGTGCCATCGATGATAATCCGCAGGATGCGGCCGGTGTGCAAAAGCGATATCTGGAAGAGGCTCTTGTGAGCCTTGTAGCGGGCCGCCCCGTCCCGACCCCGGCTACCCGACCCATTGGTTGTGCGGTGAAGTGGAAAAACTAA
- a CDS encoding DUF3291 domain-containing protein, with product MSIVTVSVLHYRPAARFRAFANMGRVLMRPFTADGLRFGKLMGSGRNFGLIPNLSTYVYMGVWDTEQQAGQFLNSPSFAPFLEGTDSVSTLYLTPYHAHGLWDGVNPFGDGRPQGATCPPNPDAPVAVLTRATIRLGALPDFWRHVPAARQRLLDHKDNLLFAIGVGEAPVVQQCTISVWRNRAAVEQFAYRQSGHKEVVRRTRDRRWYSEELFARFSVLRWDNPPVAMASDAGSE from the coding sequence ATGTCCATCGTAACGGTATCCGTTCTTCACTATCGCCCGGCTGCCCGATTTCGGGCGTTTGCCAATATGGGTCGCGTCCTTATGCGTCCGTTTACCGCCGATGGGTTGCGGTTTGGCAAACTCATGGGCAGCGGCCGAAATTTTGGCCTTATTCCGAACCTGTCCACCTACGTGTATATGGGGGTTTGGGATACAGAGCAGCAGGCTGGGCAGTTTCTGAATTCTCCCTCCTTTGCGCCGTTCCTGGAAGGTACCGATTCGGTCAGTACGCTTTACCTGACTCCGTATCACGCCCATGGCTTGTGGGATGGTGTTAATCCCTTTGGCGACGGTCGGCCTCAGGGTGCCACGTGCCCACCTAACCCCGATGCCCCAGTGGCCGTATTGACCCGGGCTACCATTCGCCTGGGTGCTTTACCTGATTTCTGGCGACACGTACCCGCGGCCCGTCAGCGGCTACTCGACCACAAAGACAATCTGCTTTTTGCCATTGGGGTGGGCGAGGCCCCCGTTGTACAGCAATGTACCATTAGTGTATGGCGCAACCGGGCGGCTGTTGAGCAGTTTGCGTACCGGCAAAGCGGCCACAAGGAAGTGGTTCGGCGCACCCGCGACCGGCGTTGGTACAGCGAAGAACTGTTTGCCCGATTTTCGGTACTTCGGTGGGACAACCCACCGGTGGCAATGGCCTCGGACGCCGGGTCTGAGTAG
- a CDS encoding SurA N-terminal domain-containing protein, whose translation MSLINKIRERSGIAVGVIAISLLLFIVGGDLLGGQNTLFGGNNQKVGEIAGEDIDYQDFNLKVDELRAQFEQQAGRAPGEADMAQIREQAWNQLIFDIAYQKEFDKLGLKVSPEELVDMVQGTNISPQVRQAFTNPQTGVFDKNQIINYLKGLRNLPPQQQAAWANFEKNLSQDRLREKYENLMRLSAFATTAEAQKEYQAQNSKADVKFLFVPYYAINDTTVKVSDSQLSDYLSKHKDEYPGADTRSLQYVTFSVAPSKEDSATLYNEIKSLARGLGAAKSDSSFAQINSDVRVPLYMTLGEMPEQLQQAVSTFSPGGIYGPFREGNTYFIYKFGGTKRDTSYTVRASHILIRTGADSLQAEQKANDLLKQIQGGASFEALAQANSADGSAQNGGDLGYFKNNGQMVKPFEKAIFDFNGEGLIPRVVKTDFGYHIIKITEPKTNLLYRIAGIGKTITASQITRDEALRKADQFASEANTRAEFEAKVKEDKSLVVATAERIPEGANNVNALTEARQLVRWAFDDKNDVGDVSEPFEVGDQYVVAVLTGKTEKDNVKADDYKQELTAKVRNELKAEQIIAKLGSASGSLESIAQKYGAGALVETATDINLATGFLRSAGVDPVALGKAFGLKPGKRSKPFAGEAGVLIMETTKLTPAGTVADYAQYKNLIQQNSASRTSFYINEAIKEASKVEDRRAKFF comes from the coding sequence ATGTCGTTAATTAACAAAATCAGAGAACGATCTGGAATTGCCGTTGGTGTGATTGCCATCAGCTTGCTGCTGTTCATTGTGGGGGGAGATTTGCTGGGCGGACAGAACACGCTCTTCGGCGGAAATAATCAGAAAGTTGGCGAGATAGCCGGCGAAGATATTGACTATCAAGATTTTAATTTAAAGGTCGACGAACTCCGCGCTCAATTTGAGCAGCAGGCTGGCCGCGCACCCGGCGAAGCCGATATGGCACAGATTCGGGAGCAGGCCTGGAATCAGCTGATTTTTGACATCGCCTACCAGAAAGAATTCGACAAGCTGGGCCTGAAAGTGTCGCCCGAAGAACTCGTCGACATGGTGCAGGGTACCAACATCAGCCCACAGGTTCGTCAGGCATTTACCAACCCGCAGACAGGTGTTTTCGACAAAAATCAGATCATCAACTATCTGAAAGGTCTGCGTAACCTGCCACCCCAACAGCAGGCTGCCTGGGCTAACTTCGAGAAAAACCTGAGCCAGGATCGGCTCCGGGAGAAGTACGAAAACCTGATGCGTTTGTCGGCCTTTGCTACGACAGCCGAGGCTCAGAAAGAATATCAGGCGCAAAACAGCAAGGCCGACGTGAAGTTCCTGTTCGTGCCTTACTATGCTATCAACGATACAACCGTGAAGGTGTCGGATTCGCAACTGAGCGACTACCTGAGCAAGCACAAAGACGAGTATCCCGGTGCTGATACGCGTTCGCTGCAGTACGTAACGTTCTCGGTGGCTCCGTCGAAAGAAGACAGCGCTACGCTGTATAACGAAATCAAGAGCCTCGCTCGTGGTTTGGGCGCTGCCAAAAGCGATTCGTCGTTTGCACAGATCAACAGCGATGTACGGGTGCCGCTTTACATGACACTCGGCGAAATGCCTGAGCAGCTGCAACAAGCGGTGAGCACGTTCTCGCCGGGTGGAATCTACGGTCCCTTCCGCGAAGGCAACACCTACTTCATTTACAAGTTTGGCGGTACCAAGCGCGACACGAGCTACACGGTTCGCGCCAGCCATATTCTGATTCGGACTGGTGCCGATTCGTTGCAGGCTGAGCAGAAAGCAAATGACCTGTTGAAGCAAATTCAGGGTGGTGCCAGCTTCGAAGCACTGGCGCAAGCCAATAGCGCCGATGGTTCGGCACAGAATGGTGGTGACCTGGGCTACTTCAAAAACAACGGCCAAATGGTGAAGCCGTTTGAGAAGGCCATCTTCGATTTCAACGGCGAAGGCTTGATTCCCCGCGTTGTGAAAACCGATTTTGGCTATCACATCATCAAAATCACCGAACCCAAAACCAACCTGCTGTACCGCATTGCCGGTATTGGCAAAACGATTACAGCCAGTCAGATCACCCGCGACGAAGCCCTGCGCAAAGCCGATCAGTTTGCATCAGAAGCGAACACGCGTGCTGAGTTTGAGGCTAAGGTGAAAGAAGACAAATCGCTGGTGGTAGCTACTGCCGAGCGGATTCCGGAAGGTGCTAACAACGTAAACGCCCTGACCGAAGCACGTCAGCTGGTGCGTTGGGCATTCGACGATAAGAATGATGTCGGTGATGTGTCGGAGCCGTTTGAAGTGGGCGACCAGTATGTGGTGGCTGTGCTGACAGGCAAAACCGAGAAAGACAACGTGAAAGCCGACGATTACAAGCAGGAACTGACGGCCAAGGTTCGGAATGAATTGAAAGCCGAGCAGATCATTGCAAAACTGGGCAGCGCCAGTGGTTCACTGGAGTCGATTGCTCAGAAATACGGTGCCGGTGCGCTGGTTGAAACCGCCACCGACATTAACCTGGCTACTGGTTTCCTCCGCAGTGCCGGTGTTGATCCGGTTGCTCTGGGCAAAGCCTTCGGTCTGAAGCCGGGTAAGCGCTCTAAGCCGTTTGCTGGCGAAGCCGGTGTGCTGATCATGGAAACCACGAAGCTGACGCCGGCCGGTACTGTTGCCGACTATGCACAGTACAAAAACCTGATTCAGCAAAACTCAGCTTCACGCACGAGCTTCTACATCAATGAGGCCATTAAAGAGGCTTCTAAAGTAGAAGACCGCCGGGCTAAGTTCTTTTAA
- the rdgB gene encoding RdgB/HAM1 family non-canonical purine NTP pyrophosphatase, which produces MKSLCFATNNAHKIEEVAHALGGAFQILTLAEIGCTDELPETTGTIPGNSRQKARYVADHFQIDCFADDSGLEVDALNGEPGVDTAYYSGSRDHAKNNAFLLQKMEGVANRRARFRAVITLVKGDEEHQFEGIVEGQIATEPHGSGGFGYDPIFIPEGYEQTFGELGMDVKNTLSHRAKAVRQLVEFLRD; this is translated from the coding sequence ATGAAATCACTTTGCTTCGCTACCAACAACGCCCATAAAATTGAGGAGGTGGCCCACGCCCTGGGTGGGGCGTTTCAGATTCTGACGCTGGCCGAAATAGGCTGTACCGACGAACTCCCCGAAACGACCGGCACGATACCGGGTAACTCTCGACAGAAAGCCCGCTACGTGGCCGACCATTTCCAGATTGACTGTTTCGCCGACGATTCGGGGCTTGAGGTCGATGCGCTCAACGGTGAGCCCGGCGTCGATACGGCGTATTACTCCGGTAGCCGCGACCACGCCAAAAACAACGCCTTTCTGTTGCAAAAAATGGAGGGTGTAGCAAACCGCCGGGCCCGCTTCCGGGCAGTGATTACCCTTGTAAAAGGTGACGAGGAGCACCAGTTTGAAGGTATCGTAGAGGGTCAAATCGCAACCGAGCCCCATGGTTCGGGGGGCTTTGGATATGACCCCATCTTTATTCCCGAAGGGTACGAGCAAACATTTGGTGAGCTGGGCATGGACGTAAAAAATACCCTAAGCCACCGGGCCAAGGCAGTGCGGCAGTTGGTAGAGTTTCTTCGGGATTAG